In Candidatus Eisenbacteria bacterium, the following are encoded in one genomic region:
- a CDS encoding SDR family oxidoreductase, with protein sequence MSDRVSDAPDRAILLTGATGYIGGRLAPRLLDAGFRVRCVVRNRAKLAARPWVGREGLEIVEADIGDPENLRRAMEGCGAAYYLVHSMMVAGSDYARRDEELAKRFASAARDAGVGRILYLGGLGETGPDLSPHLRSRREVERAFASACVPVTVFRAAMIIGSGSASFEILRYLVERLPVMITPRWVSTESQPIAVSEALDAMVLALDAPETSGRTLDLGGPEVLSYLEIMRIMAEELGLRRRPVLPVPVLTPKLSSLWIHLVTPISGRIARPLAEGLRNRVVCRDDAAERLLPRWRVPIREAIREAVASTRSGRIETSWTDAGPMPGDPDWSGGDVRNDVREAVIGAPPETVFHAVCRIGGGNGWYAADLLWRIRGWMDRLAGGPGLRRGRRDPERIGYGDALDFWRVTAVEENRYLELRAEMKLPGEALLSFRIEPVPGDPGGSRLIQTARYLPRGLAGLLYWYSVLPFHGFVFRGMLGGIRRTAEEAARPGTFLQT encoded by the coding sequence ATGAGCGATCGAGTGAGCGACGCGCCGGATCGCGCCATCCTGTTGACCGGCGCCACAGGCTATATCGGCGGCCGCCTCGCGCCGCGCCTTCTCGACGCCGGATTCCGCGTGCGCTGCGTCGTTCGGAATCGCGCCAAGCTCGCCGCGCGCCCCTGGGTCGGCCGGGAAGGATTGGAGATCGTCGAAGCGGACATCGGCGATCCGGAAAACCTGCGCCGGGCGATGGAGGGGTGCGGAGCGGCCTACTACCTGGTCCACTCCATGATGGTCGCCGGCTCGGATTACGCCCGCCGGGACGAGGAACTGGCGAAGCGTTTCGCCTCGGCCGCGCGCGACGCCGGCGTCGGCCGCATTCTCTACCTCGGCGGGCTCGGCGAAACCGGCCCCGATCTCTCGCCTCACCTCCGCTCCCGCCGGGAGGTGGAGCGCGCCTTCGCGTCCGCCTGCGTACCGGTCACCGTCTTTCGCGCGGCGATGATCATCGGATCCGGATCCGCTTCCTTCGAGATCCTGCGTTATCTCGTGGAAAGGCTTCCGGTGATGATCACCCCGCGCTGGGTCTCCACCGAGAGCCAGCCGATCGCCGTGTCCGAGGCGCTGGACGCGATGGTTCTCGCCCTCGACGCGCCGGAGACGTCGGGGCGCACACTCGACCTCGGCGGGCCGGAGGTCCTCTCCTATCTGGAGATCATGCGGATCATGGCCGAAGAACTGGGACTGAGGCGGCGGCCGGTTCTCCCCGTTCCGGTGCTCACCCCGAAGCTGAGTTCCCTCTGGATCCACCTGGTCACGCCGATCAGCGGCCGGATCGCCCGCCCCCTCGCCGAGGGTCTCCGCAACCGGGTGGTCTGCCGGGACGACGCGGCGGAACGTCTGCTCCCGCGCTGGCGGGTTCCGATCCGCGAGGCGATCCGCGAAGCGGTCGCCTCGACCCGGAGCGGCCGGATCGAGACGAGTTGGACCGACGCGGGCCCCATGCCAGGCGATCCGGATTGGTCCGGGGGCGACGTCCGGAACGACGTGCGGGAAGCGGTGATCGGAGCGCCTCCGGAAACGGTCTTCCACGCGGTCTGCCGGATCGGCGGGGGGAACGGTTGGTACGCGGCGGATCTGCTTTGGCGGATCCGCGGATGGATGGACCGGCTCGCCGGCGGTCCGGGTCTCCGACGCGGGCGCCGCGATCCGGAGAGGATCGGCTACGGGGACGCCCTCGACTTCTGGCGCGTGACCGCCGTGGAGGAGAACCGTTACCTGGAACTGCGCGCCGAGATGAAGCTCCCCGGCGAAGCGCTCCTCTCCTTCCGTATCGAGCCGGTCCCGGGCGATCCGGGCGGGAGCAGGCTGATCCAAACCGCCCGCTATCTGCCCCGCGGTTTGGCGGGGCTTCTCTACTGGTATTCCGTTCTTCCCTTCCACGGCTTCGTCTTCCGCGGAATGCTCGGCGGGATTCGCCGGACCGCCGAGGAGGCGGCGCGGCCGGGGACATTCCTGCAAACCTGA
- a CDS encoding YkgJ family cysteine cluster protein, translated as MLDGKKLRFRCTACGRCCRRPGWVCFTDADLRRAARFVGVPVHRFRERHIDEKNGEGFWIRVTRRRPCPFFRGGVCTIHEARPEQCRSFPFWPEILASREAWNRRARTCPGMEPV; from the coding sequence ATGCTCGACGGGAAGAAACTCCGCTTCCGATGCACGGCCTGCGGACGCTGCTGCCGCCGGCCCGGCTGGGTTTGCTTCACGGATGCCGACCTCCGCCGGGCCGCCCGCTTTGTCGGCGTTCCGGTGCACCGCTTCCGTGAGCGCCACATCGACGAGAAGAACGGCGAGGGGTTCTGGATCCGCGTGACCCGCCGCCGCCCCTGCCCCTTCTTCCGGGGAGGCGTCTGCACGATTCACGAAGCACGGCCGGAGCAGTGCCGTTCCTTCCCCTTCTGGCCGGAGATCCTGGCGAGCCGGGAGGCGTGGAACCGCCGGGCGCGCACCTGCCCGGGAATGGAACCGGTCTGA
- a CDS encoding NTP transferase domain-containing protein: MDEVEQAVLPAAGRGTRLARVRGDGPKELLAVGGIPLIDRAVREAFLGGVKRVILVLSPEKAAMGERFRDLAALAALGAGDGERSVETAVQEHPTGLADAIRIARDRMEPGPFALLLPDNVYDGDPLGEMLPAFRARRISVAGLLDVPPEDWNGFGNCGAVETKAEEGWLRIVRLGPKGSGPFRGENPNAPARRWFGRSILTPAFFDEWGRAAFPPGAERDDVPVLQRMVAGEGVLGVPLRGRGFDAGNETGLARARAYYEYERGSDR, encoded by the coding sequence ATGGACGAAGTCGAACAGGCGGTCCTGCCGGCGGCGGGACGGGGGACACGTCTCGCGCGTGTCCGAGGCGACGGGCCGAAGGAATTGCTCGCCGTCGGCGGGATCCCTCTCATCGATCGCGCCGTCCGCGAGGCGTTTCTGGGTGGCGTGAAGAGGGTGATTCTCGTCCTCTCGCCGGAGAAGGCCGCCATGGGGGAACGTTTCCGCGACCTCGCCGCACTGGCCGCCCTGGGCGCCGGCGACGGAGAACGATCGGTGGAGACGGCCGTGCAGGAGCACCCCACAGGGCTCGCCGACGCGATCCGGATCGCCCGCGACAGGATGGAACCCGGCCCATTCGCCCTGCTCCTTCCGGACAACGTCTACGACGGCGACCCGCTCGGCGAGATGCTTCCCGCCTTTCGCGCCCGCCGGATCTCCGTCGCCGGGTTGCTCGACGTCCCGCCGGAGGATTGGAACGGCTTCGGGAACTGCGGCGCCGTGGAGACGAAAGCCGAAGAGGGGTGGCTTCGGATCGTCCGTCTCGGCCCGAAGGGGAGCGGCCCCTTCCGTGGGGAAAACCCGAACGCGCCGGCGCGCCGCTGGTTCGGCCGCTCCATCCTGACCCCCGCCTTTTTCGATGAATGGGGACGCGCCGCTTTTCCGCCCGGCGCGGAGAGAGACGACGTGCCGGTCCTGCAACGAATGGTCGCCGGCGAGGGGGTTCTAGGCGTGCCGCTTCGCGGGCGCGGCTTCGACGCGGGAAACGAGACCGGCCTCGCCCGGGCGCGGGCCTATTACGAGTACGAGAGGGGGTCGGACCGATGA
- a CDS encoding ribonuclease Z has translation MIRWTVLGSGTHIASARRGSPGHMVEVGGTKVLFDCGAGSFHGIARAGAAPEEIGAVFITHLHPDHTADLTPLLFRMRSAIRASGGAKYVDLIGPVGFATYMETLRALHAPYLETQGLEWRVREVGAGETRLPELAVRHLPVPHGVPALAYGVEDGEGARAVYSGDTGRSADLIRLARGADLLVIEASFPNGRRETGHLTPEEASAIAAEAGVAEMVLVHMNPECDEADMAAECGAAFRGRILVAEDGMVRVARRGGSE, from the coding sequence ATGATTCGCTGGACCGTCCTGGGGAGCGGCACGCACATCGCGAGCGCCCGGCGCGGTTCGCCGGGGCACATGGTCGAGGTGGGGGGAACGAAGGTCCTCTTCGATTGCGGCGCCGGCTCCTTCCACGGAATCGCGCGGGCGGGCGCGGCGCCGGAGGAGATCGGCGCGGTCTTCATTACCCATCTCCACCCGGATCACACGGCGGATCTGACGCCTCTCCTCTTCCGCATGCGCTCGGCCATTCGCGCCTCCGGCGGCGCGAAGTACGTCGACCTGATCGGCCCCGTCGGTTTCGCGACTTACATGGAAACGCTCCGCGCGCTGCACGCGCCCTACCTGGAGACGCAGGGGCTGGAGTGGCGGGTCCGGGAGGTCGGCGCCGGCGAGACGCGGCTTCCGGAGCTCGCGGTGAGGCACCTTCCCGTTCCCCACGGCGTTCCCGCCCTCGCCTACGGCGTGGAGGACGGCGAAGGGGCGCGGGCCGTCTACAGCGGCGACACGGGACGATCCGCCGATCTGATCCGCCTCGCCCGCGGCGCGGATCTTCTGGTGATCGAGGCGAGCTTCCCCAACGGCCGGAGGGAGACGGGTCACCTGACGCCGGAGGAGGCGTCGGCGATCGCCGCAGAAGCGGGCGTAGCGGAAATGGTTCTTGTCCATATGAATCCGGAGTGCGACGAGGCGGACATGGCGGCCGAGTGCGGCGCGGCGTTCCGCGGGCGGATCCTCGTCGCCGAGGACGGCATGGTCCGCGTCGCGCGGAGAGGGGGGAGCGAGTGA
- a CDS encoding Gfo/Idh/MocA family oxidoreductase: MSDVRFGLIGVGRHGARYASHLLGGDVPGGSLAAITRRDHRLGAEQAREWGVAYHEDALSLAADPAVDAVLVVSLSLFHPEGVEAAAGAGKPVLVEKPLARDLDGCDRIEAAVRRAGIPLMVAQTSRYEGVIAGLLEALPSIAPVREALFDLQTEDRTHVNGVFQERLNDDGVLLDSGVHYFDLIPRIIGPIREVWCERHFMRGTPIDDGYTALFRAAGGARAAIHTARWGGSRDERIRIAGEGGLLIASRTPHRLHRVAGRTCAPLPFPEVPGTLVPTLYDFLRVCRGESSPPIPLADGRAAVAVAEACRRSRGAWVALSG; this comes from the coding sequence GTGAGTGACGTCCGTTTCGGTTTGATCGGCGTGGGGAGGCACGGCGCGCGCTACGCCTCGCACCTTCTCGGAGGGGACGTCCCCGGAGGGAGCTTGGCGGCGATCACCCGGCGTGATCATCGCCTCGGCGCGGAGCAGGCCCGGGAGTGGGGGGTCGCCTACCACGAAGACGCGCTCTCTCTCGCGGCGGACCCGGCCGTGGACGCCGTGCTGGTCGTCTCTCTCTCCCTCTTTCATCCGGAAGGGGTGGAGGCCGCCGCCGGCGCCGGGAAACCGGTGCTGGTGGAGAAACCCCTCGCGAGAGACCTGGACGGCTGCGACCGCATCGAGGCCGCGGTCCGGCGGGCGGGCATCCCTCTGATGGTCGCCCAGACTTCCCGCTACGAGGGGGTGATCGCCGGCCTACTGGAGGCGCTCCCCTCGATCGCCCCGGTTCGGGAGGCGCTTTTCGACCTGCAAACCGAGGATCGGACCCACGTGAATGGTGTCTTTCAGGAGCGCCTGAACGACGACGGAGTGCTTCTCGATTCCGGGGTCCACTATTTCGATCTGATCCCCCGAATCATCGGACCGATCCGCGAGGTGTGGTGCGAGCGCCATTTCATGCGTGGCACGCCGATCGACGACGGTTACACGGCCCTCTTCCGCGCAGCGGGCGGAGCGCGCGCGGCGATTCACACGGCCCGTTGGGGCGGTTCGCGCGACGAGAGGATCCGGATCGCCGGAGAGGGAGGGCTGCTGATCGCTTCCCGTACGCCGCACCGTCTCCATCGAGTCGCCGGGCGAACTTGCGCGCCCCTCCCCTTCCCCGAGGTGCCGGGCACTCTTGTCCCCACTCTTTACGATTTTCTCCGGGTCTGCCGGGGGGAATCCTCGCCGCCGATCCCTCTCGCCGACGGACGGGCCGCCGTGGCGGTGGCGGAGGCGTGCCGGCGAAGCCGCGGCGCGTGGGTCGCGCTCTCGGGGTGA
- the groES gene encoding co-chaperone GroES: MKIKPLNDRILVKRLEAEDKTKAGIIIPDTAKEKPNQGKVVAVGDGSKDKDGKRVPIQLKIGDRILFSSYAGTEVKLEEESYVILREDDIYGVIV, translated from the coding sequence TTGAAGATCAAACCTCTGAATGATCGGATCCTTGTCAAGCGTCTGGAAGCCGAGGACAAAACCAAGGCGGGAATCATCATTCCCGACACGGCCAAAGAGAAGCCGAACCAAGGAAAGGTCGTCGCCGTGGGCGACGGCTCCAAGGACAAAGACGGGAAGCGCGTCCCGATCCAGCTCAAGATCGGCGACCGCATCCTCTTTTCCTCCTACGCCGGGACGGAAGTGAAACTCGAAGAAGAGAGTTATGTGATTCTGCGCGAGGATGACATCTACGGCGTCATCGTCTAG
- the groL gene encoding chaperonin GroEL (60 kDa chaperone family; promotes refolding of misfolded polypeptides especially under stressful conditions; forms two stacked rings of heptamers to form a barrel-shaped 14mer; ends can be capped by GroES; misfolded proteins enter the barrel where they are refolded when GroES binds), whose amino-acid sequence MAAKQLKFQDDARRSILRGVEQLARAVKVTLGPKGRNVVLDKKFGSPLITKDGVTVAKEIELEDPYEDMGAQMVREVASKTSDVAGDGTTTATILAEAIYREGLKNITAGANPMALKRGIDTAVRTIVEELTKLSKKVRDPIEIMQVASISANSDQEIGKIISDAMEKVGKDGTITVEEAKSIETTLEVVEGMQFDRGYLSPYFVTNPDTMEVMLQDAYILIHEKKISGLKDMLPLLEKVAQTGRPLLIIAEDLEGEALATLVVNKIRGTLQVAAVKAPGFGDRRKAMLQDIAVLTGGKLISEDLGIKLENVSTGDLGQAKRINVDKENTTIVEGAGKKTDIQGRVATIRREIDESTSDYDREKLQERLAKLAGGVAVINVGAATEIEMKEKKARVEDALHATRAAVEEGIIPGGGVAYLRASKALDKLELDGDEKVGVDVVRRSLREPIRQLATNAGVEGSLVVERVAHEQKYVGYNVTADKYEDMMKAGVIDPTKVARSALQNAASIAGLMLTTEALVTEIPEKEKPAPAAPGGGGYGDMY is encoded by the coding sequence ATGGCTGCGAAGCAGTTGAAGTTCCAGGACGATGCCCGTCGCTCCATTCTGAGGGGCGTGGAGCAGCTCGCCAGAGCCGTCAAGGTCACCCTCGGGCCGAAAGGCCGGAACGTGGTCCTCGACAAGAAATTCGGCTCGCCGCTCATCACCAAGGACGGCGTGACCGTCGCCAAGGAGATCGAGCTCGAGGATCCCTATGAGGACATGGGAGCCCAGATGGTCCGCGAAGTCGCGTCCAAGACGAGCGACGTGGCGGGCGACGGGACCACCACCGCGACCATCCTCGCCGAGGCGATCTATCGCGAGGGGTTGAAGAACATCACCGCCGGCGCCAACCCGATGGCCCTCAAGCGGGGGATCGACACGGCGGTGCGCACGATCGTCGAGGAGCTGACCAAGCTCTCCAAGAAGGTGCGCGATCCGATCGAGATCATGCAGGTGGCCAGCATTTCCGCCAACTCGGACCAGGAGATCGGCAAGATCATCAGCGACGCGATGGAGAAGGTCGGCAAGGACGGCACCATCACCGTCGAGGAAGCCAAGTCGATCGAGACCACCCTGGAAGTGGTGGAGGGGATGCAGTTCGACCGCGGTTACCTCTCCCCCTACTTCGTGACCAATCCGGACACGATGGAGGTCATGCTCCAGGACGCCTACATCCTGATCCACGAGAAGAAGATCTCCGGCCTGAAGGACATGCTTCCCCTCCTGGAGAAGGTCGCCCAGACCGGTCGTCCCCTGCTGATCATCGCCGAGGACTTGGAGGGCGAGGCGCTGGCCACCCTGGTGGTGAACAAGATCCGCGGCACGTTGCAGGTGGCCGCCGTCAAGGCGCCCGGCTTCGGCGATCGCCGCAAGGCGATGCTGCAGGACATCGCGGTGCTCACCGGCGGCAAGCTGATCAGTGAGGACCTCGGCATTAAGCTCGAGAACGTCAGCACCGGCGATTTGGGGCAAGCCAAGCGGATCAACGTCGACAAAGAGAACACCACCATCGTCGAGGGCGCCGGCAAGAAGACCGACATTCAGGGCCGGGTCGCCACGATCCGCCGCGAGATCGACGAGAGCACTTCCGACTACGACAGGGAGAAGCTCCAGGAGCGTCTCGCCAAGCTGGCCGGCGGCGTGGCGGTGATCAACGTGGGCGCGGCCACCGAGATCGAGATGAAGGAGAAGAAGGCCCGCGTCGAGGACGCGCTGCACGCGACCCGCGCCGCGGTGGAAGAGGGTATCATCCCCGGCGGCGGCGTGGCCTACCTGCGCGCCTCCAAGGCCCTCGACAAGCTCGAGTTGGACGGCGACGAGAAGGTGGGCGTGGACGTTGTCCGTCGCTCCCTCCGCGAGCCGATCCGGCAGCTCGCCACCAACGCCGGCGTCGAGGGTTCGCTGGTCGTCGAGCGCGTGGCCCACGAGCAGAAGTACGTGGGTTACAACGTGACCGCCGACAAATACGAGGACATGATGAAGGCGGGCGTGATCGACCCGACCAAGGTCGCCCGCTCCGCCCTGCAGAACGCCGCTTCCATCGCCGGTCTCATGCTGACCACCGAAGCGCTGGTCACCGAGATCCCCGAGAAGGAGAAGCCCGCTCCGGCCGCGCCGGGCGGCGGCGGCTACGGCGACATGTACTAG
- a CDS encoding metallophosphoesterase, whose protein sequence is MRLRWLWIALVPFAAILIYGTLIEPARLVVREVRVPSPPLARFFGGATVVHVSDLHTRGIGRRERLLLEALEKIDPDYVFVTGDYVHANRSREPALELLRRFPGRAEVWGVLGNVDYDGSRESCLLCHVGGPGGPLRGREPIRMLRNEAIDLERDGRRLRLIGLDEMDTRAQGGDPDRLLSAPADSIPVVILAHTPWMLERAADSGADLFLAGDTHGGQIAAPKALLERFLSDKDWRYRRGRFRVGGLWLHVDSGVGWSIFPVRFGMPPEITVLRFTEEEE, encoded by the coding sequence ATGCGGCTCCGGTGGTTGTGGATCGCGCTCGTCCCCTTCGCGGCGATCCTGATTTACGGCACGCTGATCGAGCCGGCCCGTTTGGTGGTCCGCGAGGTGCGCGTCCCCTCCCCTCCGCTCGCCCGCTTCTTCGGCGGCGCCACGGTGGTCCACGTCAGCGATCTGCACACCCGCGGAATCGGGCGGCGGGAGAGGCTCCTCCTCGAGGCGCTGGAGAAGATCGACCCGGACTACGTGTTCGTCACCGGCGACTACGTGCACGCCAACCGTTCCCGGGAGCCGGCGCTCGAACTGCTCCGGCGCTTCCCCGGGCGTGCGGAGGTTTGGGGCGTCCTGGGAAACGTGGACTACGACGGGAGCCGCGAGTCCTGCCTGCTCTGCCACGTGGGCGGGCCCGGCGGACCGCTCCGCGGCCGCGAACCGATCCGCATGCTCCGCAACGAGGCGATCGATCTGGAGAGAGACGGACGGCGGCTTCGGCTGATCGGCCTGGACGAGATGGACACGCGGGCGCAAGGGGGAGACCCGGACCGCCTCTTGAGCGCGCCGGCCGACTCGATCCCGGTCGTGATCCTCGCCCACACCCCCTGGATGCTGGAGCGCGCCGCCGATTCCGGAGCGGATCTCTTCCTGGCCGGCGACACCCACGGGGGACAGATCGCCGCGCCGAAGGCGCTGCTCGAACGATTCCTGTCGGACAAGGATTGGCGTTACCGGCGAGGACGCTTCCGCGTCGGCGGCCTCTGGCTCCACGTCGACTCCGGCGTGGGCTGGAGCATCTTCCCCGTCCGCTTCGGCATGCCGCCGGAGATCACCGTGCTCCGCTTCACGGAGGAAGAGGAATGA
- a CDS encoding Gfo/Idh/MocA family oxidoreductase, with protein sequence MIRIGVIGCGYWGPNIIRNFADLPEADLALVAERDEEKRNRVLRRYPSVRGVADGEEILQDESVKAVAIITDAESHYTLAKRALEAGKHVLVEKPLAMRPEQSEELARLAEEKHLVLMVGHTFEYNPAVRRLKELTRTDGFGAIRYIYSTRVNLGIFRPGINAMWNLAPHDLSILFYLLDEEPTGVIALGRSFIKPDVEDVVFLFVEFPSGSVAHVHVSWLDPSKVRRTTVVGERQMAVYDDLDSEQKLKLYDRGFESTLFEDGGIQDYQVRLRAGDILAPRIQTTEPLRVECAHFLECVREGGRPLTDGWNGHRVVRTLHAAQRSLEAGGRRIEL encoded by the coding sequence ATGATACGAATCGGCGTGATCGGTTGTGGATACTGGGGACCGAACATCATCCGCAACTTCGCGGACCTTCCGGAGGCGGACCTGGCCCTCGTGGCGGAGAGGGACGAGGAGAAGCGGAACCGCGTTCTCCGGCGCTATCCGTCGGTGCGGGGAGTCGCCGACGGGGAGGAGATCCTCCAAGACGAGTCGGTGAAGGCCGTGGCGATCATCACCGACGCGGAGTCCCATTACACCCTGGCCAAGCGCGCCCTCGAAGCGGGGAAACACGTGCTCGTCGAGAAACCCCTCGCCATGCGCCCCGAGCAATCGGAGGAGTTGGCGCGGCTCGCCGAAGAGAAGCACCTGGTCCTCATGGTGGGGCACACCTTCGAGTACAACCCGGCGGTGCGGCGGTTGAAGGAACTGACCCGGACGGACGGGTTCGGGGCGATCCGCTACATCTATTCGACACGCGTGAATCTGGGAATCTTCCGGCCCGGCATCAACGCCATGTGGAACCTCGCCCCCCACGACCTGTCGATCCTCTTCTACCTGCTCGATGAGGAGCCGACCGGAGTGATCGCCCTCGGCCGCTCCTTTATCAAGCCCGACGTGGAGGATGTGGTGTTCCTCTTCGTCGAGTTCCCCTCGGGGAGCGTCGCCCACGTGCACGTGAGTTGGCTCGACCCTTCGAAGGTGCGGCGGACGACGGTGGTGGGCGAGCGGCAGATGGCGGTGTACGACGACCTGGACAGCGAGCAGAAGCTGAAACTGTACGACCGCGGTTTCGAGAGCACCCTCTTCGAGGACGGGGGAATCCAGGACTATCAGGTCCGGCTTCGCGCCGGGGACATTTTGGCGCCGCGGATCCAGACCACGGAACCGCTGCGCGTGGAATGCGCCCACTTCCTGGAGTGCGTCCGCGAGGGTGGGCGTCCGCTCACCGACGGTTGGAACGGCCATCGCGTGGTGCGTACTCTTCACGCGGCGCAGCGCTCGCTCGAGGCGGGCGGCCGGCGGATCGAACTCTGA
- a CDS encoding class I SAM-dependent methyltransferase produces the protein MRRSDWNAYWSRSEGGRFTRESWSKRRIMERLDPYLRPGMRVLDAGCGCGHFCRRFLFRGCRVTALDRSEEALRIARRATGGEAEAYLREDLLDEGFAARRRESFDLIFSDGLLEHFPAQAQRKIVANLVAALAPGGMIATFVPNALSPWRVVRPFLMPGIHETPFRGGPLRELHAGLDVLEAGGVNVLPFRWSPERALGGRFGMLLYVLARRRDGGS, from the coding sequence ATGAGACGAAGCGACTGGAACGCCTACTGGTCCCGCTCGGAGGGGGGACGCTTCACCCGGGAGAGCTGGTCCAAGCGGCGGATCATGGAACGCCTCGATCCGTACCTGCGCCCCGGGATGCGCGTGCTCGACGCCGGCTGTGGTTGCGGCCACTTTTGCCGGCGATTCCTCTTCCGCGGGTGCCGGGTGACCGCGCTGGACCGCTCCGAGGAGGCGCTCCGTATCGCGCGACGGGCGACCGGCGGCGAGGCCGAGGCTTACCTGCGGGAGGATCTCCTGGACGAGGGCTTCGCCGCGCGCCGGCGGGAGAGTTTCGACCTGATCTTCAGCGACGGCCTTCTGGAGCATTTCCCTGCGCAGGCGCAGAGGAAGATCGTGGCGAACCTGGTTGCCGCGCTCGCGCCGGGCGGGATGATCGCCACCTTCGTGCCGAACGCCCTTTCTCCCTGGAGAGTGGTCCGCCCATTCCTGATGCCGGGGATCCATGAGACCCCTTTCCGCGGCGGCCCGCTCCGTGAGCTGCACGCCGGCCTGGACGTTCTCGAAGCGGGGGGGGTGAACGTGCTCCCCTTCCGATGGTCGCCGGAGCGCGCCCTCGGGGGGCGCTTCGGCATGCTCCTCTACGTGCTGGCGCGCAGGCGGGACGGCGGATCGTGA
- a CDS encoding flippase-like domain-containing protein gives MKKRYIFNVGLGLLVFFYLEYRLGFRRSYEALLAVDFRFLAPAVAAFFLSQLVRLVKWRFFYKKGRIRTSFAEVALFYFNLKLFGMLTPGRIGEFLPALTAPSGKGSLFSFTGYDRLTEAMATLTVAIVAFTVLLHGTASTGLLPWVLLLIFLMALLSYFLVRNAWMMGLAERLGRRLEKHNRFKIVRRILAQEERIAIEIRFLQRTFRKLFAPHTAAPVFVITFTALAVDMLFWWLLFRSIGVSLSPITLVAAMAVFNVTGFFSPTPGGIGVSDSFFVLFLKKIGVEGAFGTFVLLLRFSVIGLTVVCRFGVGGWIAFRAARRRAAEREAAAPDSGRPSSG, from the coding sequence GTGAAGAAACGCTACATCTTCAACGTCGGTCTCGGCCTCCTGGTCTTCTTCTATCTCGAGTACCGCCTCGGGTTCCGCCGGAGTTACGAGGCGCTCCTGGCGGTGGACTTCCGCTTTCTGGCGCCGGCGGTCGCCGCCTTTTTCCTCTCCCAGCTGGTCCGGTTGGTCAAGTGGCGCTTCTTCTATAAGAAGGGACGGATCCGCACCTCCTTCGCCGAGGTCGCCCTTTTTTATTTTAATTTGAAACTGTTCGGCATGCTGACGCCGGGGCGGATCGGCGAGTTTCTCCCCGCCCTTACCGCCCCCTCCGGCAAGGGATCGCTCTTCTCCTTCACCGGATACGACCGGCTTACCGAAGCGATGGCGACTCTCACCGTCGCGATCGTCGCTTTTACCGTACTCCTCCATGGGACGGCCTCCACCGGCCTCCTCCCCTGGGTGCTGCTGCTGATCTTCCTCATGGCGTTGCTCTCGTACTTCCTGGTGCGGAACGCCTGGATGATGGGCCTCGCCGAGCGTCTCGGCCGTCGCCTGGAGAAGCACAACCGCTTCAAGATCGTCCGGCGGATCCTCGCCCAGGAGGAGAGGATCGCCATCGAGATCCGATTCCTGCAGCGCACCTTCCGCAAGCTCTTCGCCCCCCACACCGCCGCACCGGTCTTCGTGATCACCTTCACCGCCCTCGCCGTGGACATGCTTTTCTGGTGGCTCCTCTTCCGCTCCATCGGCGTTTCCCTCTCGCCGATCACCCTCGTCGCCGCCATGGCGGTCTTCAACGTGACCGGCTTCTTCTCTCCCACGCCGGGAGGGATCGGGGTCTCGGACAGCTTCTTCGTGCTCTTCCTGAAGAAGATCGGGGTGGAGGGCGCCTTCGGCACCTTCGTGCTGCTGCTCCGGTTCTCGGTGATCGGCCTGACCGTGGTCTGCCGCTTCGGGGTCGGGGGATGGATCGCCTTCCGCGCCGCGCGCCGGCGGGCGGCGGAGCGAGAAGCCGCCGCGCCCGACTCCGGCCGCCCCTCTTCCGGTTAA